A region of Dioscorea cayenensis subsp. rotundata cultivar TDr96_F1 chromosome 5, TDr96_F1_v2_PseudoChromosome.rev07_lg8_w22 25.fasta, whole genome shotgun sequence DNA encodes the following proteins:
- the LOC120260048 gene encoding uncharacterized protein LOC120260048 has protein sequence MDVKDSDRSTMSKMFTEAKDVTISLLQSVASSLSPSSTQKTIRWSFVSTALHKKKVTCEEFEDSNCGDFSFNSIYEYVSCKDVDGLRAMKAQDRLAEIMSSLEGLEIELESLYRRLIQNRVSLLNLLSL, from the coding sequence ATGGATGTGAAGGACTCTGATAGATCAACAATGTCTAAGATGTTCACTGAAGCAAAAGATGTCACCATATCTCTCTTGCAATCAGTTGCATCTTCTTTATCTCCAAGCTCCACACAAAAGACCATCAGATGGTCTTTTGTCTCAACAGCATTGCATAAGAAGAAGGTGACATGCGAGGAGTTTGAAGATTCAAATTGTGGCGATTTCTCATTTAATTCAATATATGAGTATGTTTCATGCAAAGATGTTGATGGGTTAAGAGCGATGAAGGCACAAGATCGATTGGCAGAAATTATGAGTAGCTTAGAAGGGCTTGAGATAGAATTAGAGTCTCTCTACAGGAGACTAATTCAAAACAGAGTCTCCCTTCTCAACCTGCTAAGCTTATAA